A single Streptomyces sannanensis DNA region contains:
- a CDS encoding STAS domain-containing protein: MDRGTVGSVNRGRLRVTVRTEGRSEIVAPVGELDHSSADLLRVPLEDAVEQGRTRLVVDCSGLEFCDSTGLNVLLGARLRAEAAGGGVHLAGMLPMVARVFEITGAGAVFTVHDSLETALSDG, encoded by the coding sequence ATGGACCGCGGAACGGTCGGCAGTGTGAACCGGGGCCGACTCCGGGTCACCGTTCGCACCGAGGGGCGGAGCGAGATCGTGGCCCCGGTGGGTGAGCTCGACCACAGCAGCGCGGATCTGCTCAGGGTTCCGCTGGAGGACGCGGTCGAACAGGGCCGTACGCGCCTGGTCGTGGACTGTTCCGGGCTGGAGTTCTGCGACTCCACCGGACTCAATGTGCTGCTCGGGGCCCGGCTGCGCGCCGAGGCGGCCGGGGGCGGGGTTCATCTGGCCGGGATGCTGCCCATGGTGGCCAGGGTCTTCGAGATCACCGGAGCGGGCGCGGTCTTCACCGTGCACGACTCGCTCGAAACGGCACTGTCCGACGGCTGA
- a CDS encoding response regulator transcription factor — translation MTRVLLAEDDASISEPLARALRREGYEVEVREDGPSALDAGLQGGVDLVVLDLGLPGMDGLEVARRLRADGHGVPILVLTARADEVDTVVGLDAGADDYVTKPFRLAELLARVRALLRRGAGEPSPQPATHGVRIDVESHRAWMGDEELQLTAKEFDLLRVLVRDAGRVVTRDQLMREVWDTTWWSSTKTLDMHISWLRKKLGDDAANPRYIATVRGVGFRFEKS, via the coding sequence ATGACCCGTGTACTGCTCGCAGAGGACGACGCGTCCATCTCGGAGCCGCTGGCCCGCGCCCTCCGTCGGGAGGGCTACGAGGTCGAGGTCCGTGAGGACGGCCCAAGCGCTCTGGACGCCGGACTGCAGGGTGGGGTCGACCTGGTCGTGCTCGACCTGGGACTGCCCGGCATGGACGGACTCGAAGTGGCGCGGCGGCTGCGGGCGGACGGCCACGGCGTGCCGATCCTCGTCCTGACCGCGCGCGCCGACGAGGTGGACACGGTCGTCGGCCTGGACGCGGGGGCCGACGACTACGTCACCAAGCCCTTCCGGCTCGCCGAACTGCTCGCCCGGGTACGGGCGTTGCTGCGGCGCGGCGCCGGGGAGCCGAGCCCGCAGCCCGCCACCCACGGGGTGCGGATCGACGTCGAGTCGCACCGCGCCTGGATGGGCGACGAGGAGCTCCAGCTCACCGCCAAGGAGTTCGACCTGCTCCGGGTACTGGTCCGGGACGCCGGCCGGGTCGTCACCCGCGATCAGCTGATGCGGGAGGTCTGGGACACGACCTGGTGGTCGTCCACGAAGACCCTCGACATGCACATCTCCTGGTTGCGCAAGAAGCTCGGCGACGACGCGGCCAACCCGCGCTACATCGCCACCGTCCGGGGTGTCGGCTTCCGCTTCGAGAAGAGTTAG
- a CDS encoding ATP-binding protein: MSTTRQHPPGDDLGGAGSYADRHRVLTLSEAEGIVPLARDFTRQSLHQWGWLPAATADRRAAAEDVLLVVSELVTNACLHAEGPEELRLTCDAKVLRLEVTDRGAGQPAPRTPHRAGRPGGHGMFIVQRLCLDWGVVRRPGVPGKTVWAELAAPA; encoded by the coding sequence ATGAGCACCACCCGGCAGCATCCGCCGGGCGACGACCTGGGGGGAGCGGGGTCGTACGCCGACCGGCACCGCGTCCTCACGCTGAGCGAAGCCGAGGGCATCGTTCCGCTCGCCCGTGACTTCACCCGGCAGTCGCTGCACCAATGGGGCTGGCTGCCCGCGGCGACCGCCGACCGCAGGGCCGCCGCCGAGGATGTCCTGCTGGTCGTCTCGGAGCTGGTCACCAACGCCTGTCTGCACGCGGAGGGCCCGGAGGAGCTGCGCCTCACCTGCGACGCCAAGGTGCTCCGGCTGGAGGTCACCGACCGCGGCGCGGGCCAGCCGGCGCCGCGCACCCCGCACCGGGCGGGGCGGCCCGGCGGGCACGGCATGTTCATCGTGCAGCGACTGTGCCTGGACTGGGGGGTCGTACGGCGGCCGGGTGTGCCCGGCAAGACGGTCTGGGCGGAGCTCGCCGCGCCCGCGTAG
- a CDS encoding RNA polymerase sigma factor SigF: MSPRLGESHPATSATHHPEINAGLEGLEGLPEIPPYDQVGALDARALSKTLFGRLDSLEEGTHEYAYVRNTLVELNLALVKFAAARFRSRSEPMEDIVQVGTIGLIKAIDRFDLSRGVEFPTFAMPTIIGEIKRFFRDTSWSVRVPRRLQELRLDLARAGDDLAQRLDRAPTVGELAAELGIPEDEVVQGMAASNAYTASSLDAQPEEDDTEGALADRIGYEDHGLEGIEYVESLKPLIAGLPARERKILSLRFFAGMTQSEIGEELGISQMHVSRLLSRTLRRLRKGLTTED, encoded by the coding sequence ATGTCACCCCGGCTCGGCGAATCGCACCCTGCGACGTCGGCAACGCACCACCCCGAAATCAACGCGGGCCTCGAAGGACTTGAGGGTCTTCCCGAGATCCCCCCGTACGACCAGGTGGGCGCTCTGGACGCCAGGGCCCTGTCGAAGACGCTCTTCGGACGCCTCGACTCCCTGGAAGAGGGCACACACGAATACGCGTACGTCCGCAACACGCTGGTCGAACTCAACCTGGCCCTGGTGAAGTTCGCCGCCGCGCGCTTCCGCTCCCGCAGCGAGCCGATGGAGGACATCGTCCAGGTCGGCACCATCGGCCTGATCAAGGCGATCGACCGCTTCGACCTGAGCAGGGGCGTCGAGTTCCCGACCTTCGCGATGCCGACCATCATCGGCGAGATCAAGCGCTTCTTCCGCGACACCTCCTGGTCCGTGCGTGTCCCGCGACGGCTCCAGGAACTGCGCCTGGACCTCGCCAGGGCCGGGGACGACCTCGCCCAGCGGCTCGACCGCGCCCCCACCGTGGGCGAACTCGCGGCAGAGCTCGGCATTCCCGAGGACGAGGTCGTCCAGGGCATGGCGGCGAGCAACGCGTACACCGCGAGTTCCCTCGACGCCCAGCCCGAGGAGGACGACACCGAGGGCGCGCTGGCGGACCGTATCGGCTACGAGGACCATGGACTCGAAGGCATCGAATACGTCGAGTCGTTGAAGCCGCTGATCGCCGGACTCCCCGCCCGGGAGCGGAAGATCCTCTCACTGCGGTTCTTCGCCGGGATGACCCAGTCGGAGATCGGCGAGGAGCTCGGCATCTCGCAGATGCATGTCTCACGGCTGCTGTCACGCACACTGCGCAGGCTGCGCAAAGGCCTGACCACGGAGGACTGA
- the hutI gene encoding imidazolonepropionase has product MNNPPATSTPTSTNSPVATVTTAIVNIASLVTNDPSLGDGTPLGLIQDAAVVIDGDRIVWVGESSKAPATDNRVDAEGRAVIPGFVDSHSHLVFAGDRTQEFNARMSGRSYTAGGIRTTVAATRAASDEELEANLLRYLDEALRQGTTTFETKSGYGLTTHDEARALRIAARHTDEVTYLGAHIVSPDYADDPAAYVELVTGDMLDACAPHARWVDVFCEKGAFDGDQARAILTAGKAKGLHPRVHANQLGYGPGVQLAVELDAASADHCTHLTQEDVDALANSRTVATLLPGAEFSTRAEWPDARRLLDAGVTVALSTDCNPGSSFTSSMPFCVALAVRDMRMTPDEAVWSATAGGAAALRRTDIGRVGPGARADLALLDAPSHVHLAYRPGVPLVTEVWRRGERIAR; this is encoded by the coding sequence ATGAACAACCCCCCGGCGACCTCCACCCCCACGAGCACGAACAGCCCTGTGGCGACGGTCACCACCGCCATCGTCAACATCGCCAGTCTGGTCACCAACGACCCCTCCCTCGGTGACGGAACCCCTCTCGGCCTGATCCAGGACGCGGCCGTCGTCATCGACGGCGACCGCATCGTCTGGGTCGGTGAATCAAGCAAAGCACCCGCCACTGACAATCGGGTCGACGCCGAGGGCCGGGCCGTCATCCCCGGTTTCGTGGACTCGCACTCGCACCTCGTCTTCGCCGGCGACCGTACCCAGGAGTTCAACGCCCGGATGTCGGGCCGGAGTTACACCGCCGGTGGTATCCGGACCACCGTCGCCGCCACCCGTGCCGCGTCCGACGAGGAGCTGGAGGCCAACCTCCTGCGCTATCTCGACGAGGCGCTCCGTCAGGGAACCACCACCTTCGAGACCAAGTCCGGCTACGGGCTCACCACCCACGACGAGGCCCGCGCCCTGCGCATCGCCGCGCGGCACACCGACGAGGTGACGTACCTCGGCGCGCACATCGTGTCGCCCGACTACGCCGACGACCCGGCGGCGTACGTGGAGCTCGTCACCGGCGACATGCTGGACGCGTGCGCACCGCACGCCCGCTGGGTCGACGTGTTCTGCGAGAAGGGCGCCTTCGACGGCGACCAGGCGCGCGCCATCCTCACCGCCGGCAAGGCGAAGGGCCTGCACCCCCGGGTGCACGCCAACCAGCTCGGCTACGGCCCGGGCGTGCAGCTCGCCGTCGAGCTCGACGCGGCGTCCGCCGACCATTGCACCCATCTGACCCAGGAGGACGTGGACGCGCTCGCGAACAGCCGCACGGTCGCCACGCTTCTCCCCGGCGCGGAGTTCTCGACGCGGGCCGAGTGGCCGGACGCACGCCGCCTGCTCGATGCGGGGGTGACGGTCGCGCTGTCCACGGACTGCAACCCGGGGTCGTCCTTCACATCCTCGATGCCGTTCTGCGTCGCCCTTGCCGTACGGGACATGCGGATGACGCCGGACGAGGCGGTCTGGTCCGCCACGGCCGGCGGCGCGGCGGCCCTGCGCCGTACCGACATCGGCCGTGTCGGCCCGGGCGCCCGCGCCGACCTGGCCCTGCTCGACGCCCCGAGCCATGTCCACCTGGCGTACCGCCCGGGTGTGCCCCTGGTCACCGAGGTCTGGCGGCGCGGCGAGCGCATCGCCCGATGA
- a CDS encoding oligopeptide:H+ symporter produces MASSLTKDPASTAGTGKTFFGHPRGLATLFMTEMWERFSYYGMRALLPLYLISGGVDAAKGSMDGGLAMTAATATAIVSIYSAMVYLLALPGGWFGDRVWGPRKTVTVAAVVIMAGHLCLALPGQASFFVGLALVAAGSGLLKANISTMVGHLYEGPDDPRRDGGFTVFYMGINIGAFVAPLVIGTVGQTYNWHLGFALAAVGMGLGLTQFLLGTRHLSERSDIVPTPLPAEERRSILRKGLLWLAASVVFYGVVVLAGLYTLNWALVPITVIGLIIPVLVLVRIKRDKDLDSAEQSKMSGYIWFFAAAAVFWMIYDQGASTMAIFGETKTTGQVFGMDFPASWFQSINPLCVMALAPVFAWVWVALARKDREPSTVVKFAMGLWLVGASFIVFVLPMATATGDTKVNPMWLVSIYFIQTVGELCLSPVGLSVTTKMAPKKYASQMLGVWFLAVTAGDCITSLLALAGFDLNGTTMVGIEGALAIVAGIAVFMYRKKVKALMGNVH; encoded by the coding sequence ATGGCGTCCAGCCTGACGAAGGACCCGGCCAGCACCGCTGGCACCGGGAAGACCTTCTTCGGCCACCCGCGCGGCCTGGCCACGCTCTTCATGACCGAGATGTGGGAGCGCTTCAGCTACTACGGCATGAGGGCGCTGCTCCCGCTCTACCTGATCTCCGGCGGCGTCGACGCCGCCAAGGGATCGATGGACGGCGGCCTCGCGATGACCGCGGCCACGGCCACGGCCATCGTCTCCATCTACTCGGCGATGGTCTACCTGCTCGCCCTGCCCGGCGGCTGGTTCGGTGACCGCGTCTGGGGCCCGCGCAAGACGGTCACCGTCGCCGCCGTTGTGATCATGGCTGGTCACCTGTGCCTGGCGCTGCCCGGCCAGGCGTCCTTCTTCGTCGGCCTCGCGCTGGTGGCAGCAGGTTCCGGTCTGCTCAAGGCCAACATCTCGACCATGGTCGGCCACCTCTACGAAGGCCCGGACGACCCGCGTCGTGACGGTGGCTTCACCGTCTTCTACATGGGCATCAACATCGGTGCCTTCGTCGCGCCGCTGGTCATCGGCACCGTCGGCCAGACGTACAACTGGCACCTGGGCTTCGCTCTCGCGGCCGTCGGCATGGGCCTGGGTCTGACCCAGTTCCTCCTCGGCACCCGCCACCTGAGCGAGCGCAGCGACATCGTCCCGACGCCGCTGCCGGCCGAGGAGCGCCGCTCGATCCTGCGCAAGGGTCTGCTGTGGCTGGCCGCCTCCGTGGTCTTCTACGGCGTGGTCGTCCTCGCGGGGCTCTACACCCTCAACTGGGCGCTCGTCCCGATCACCGTCATCGGTCTGATCATCCCCGTCCTCGTCCTGGTGCGCATCAAGCGCGACAAGGACCTGGACAGCGCCGAGCAGTCGAAGATGTCCGGCTACATCTGGTTCTTCGCCGCCGCCGCGGTCTTCTGGATGATCTACGACCAGGGCGCCTCGACGATGGCGATCTTCGGTGAGACCAAGACGACCGGCCAGGTCTTCGGCATGGACTTCCCGGCCTCGTGGTTCCAGTCCATCAACCCGCTGTGCGTCATGGCGCTCGCCCCGGTCTTCGCCTGGGTGTGGGTCGCGCTGGCCCGCAAGGACCGGGAGCCGAGCACCGTGGTGAAGTTCGCCATGGGTCTGTGGCTCGTCGGTGCGTCCTTCATCGTCTTCGTCCTCCCGATGGCGACCGCGACGGGCGACACCAAGGTCAACCCGATGTGGCTGGTGTCCATCTACTTCATCCAGACCGTCGGTGAGCTGTGCCTCTCCCCGGTCGGCCTCTCCGTGACGACGAAGATGGCGCCGAAGAAGTACGCCAGCCAGATGCTGGGTGTCTGGTTCCTCGCCGTCACCGCCGGCGACTGCATCACCTCGCTGCTGGCTCTGGCGGGCTTCGACCTGAACGGGACCACCATGGTCGGCATCGAGGGCGCGCTCGCCATCGTCGCCGGTATCGCGGTCTTCATGTACCGCAAGAAGGTCAAGGCGCTCATGGGCAACGTCCACTGA
- a CDS encoding ATP-binding protein, which yields MRRRLINSTLAVVLVVVAVFGVSLVIVETRTISSTAQESVDSEALRLISSVESRLLGEERINRDVLAQQIDPNRYARIEIPGRKPIEVGVRPEGGVIRGTAHGEGGESVTVEESRSTVTAEVGRTMLIIGAVALLAVIAAVLLAVRQANKLASPLTDLAETAERLGSGDPRPRHKRYGVPELDRVADVLDASAERIGRMLTAERRLAADASHQLRTPLTALSMRLEEISATDDLDTVKEEATVALTQVERLTDVVERLLTNARDPRSGSAVAFDLDEVVQQQVDEWRPVARSAGRAIVQSGKKGLQAVGTPGAVAQVLAALIENSLMHGRGTVALRTRVTGNQTVVEVTDEGPGVPHELGARIFERTISGRNSTGIGLAVARDLSEADGGRLEMLQQQPPVFALFLSREAQGRRTREQPPATIR from the coding sequence TTGCGCCGCCGTCTGATCAACTCCACACTCGCCGTGGTGCTCGTCGTCGTCGCCGTCTTCGGCGTGTCGCTGGTCATCGTCGAGACCCGCACGATCAGCAGCACCGCCCAGGAGAGCGTGGACTCCGAGGCGCTGCGCCTGATCAGCTCGGTCGAGAGCCGGCTGCTCGGCGAGGAGCGGATCAACCGGGACGTGCTGGCCCAGCAGATAGACCCCAACCGTTACGCCCGGATCGAGATCCCCGGCCGGAAGCCCATCGAGGTCGGCGTACGGCCCGAGGGCGGGGTCATCCGGGGGACGGCCCACGGTGAAGGCGGCGAGTCGGTCACCGTCGAGGAGTCCCGCTCGACCGTCACCGCCGAGGTCGGCCGCACGATGCTGATCATCGGCGCAGTGGCGCTGCTCGCCGTCATCGCGGCCGTACTGCTGGCCGTACGACAGGCGAACAAGCTCGCCTCCCCGCTCACCGACCTCGCCGAGACCGCCGAGCGGCTCGGCTCCGGCGACCCGCGCCCGCGCCACAAGCGGTACGGAGTGCCCGAGCTGGACCGGGTCGCGGATGTCCTCGACGCCTCCGCCGAGCGGATCGGCCGGATGCTCACCGCCGAGCGCCGGCTGGCCGCGGACGCCTCGCACCAGCTGCGTACGCCGCTGACCGCGCTGTCGATGCGACTGGAGGAGATCTCCGCCACCGACGACCTGGACACGGTCAAGGAGGAGGCGACGGTGGCGCTCACCCAGGTCGAGCGGCTCACCGACGTCGTGGAACGGCTGCTGACGAACGCGCGTGACCCGCGCTCCGGCTCGGCCGTCGCCTTCGACCTCGACGAGGTGGTCCAGCAGCAGGTGGACGAGTGGCGCCCGGTCGCCCGCAGCGCAGGGCGCGCCATCGTGCAGTCCGGGAAGAAGGGGCTGCAGGCGGTCGGCACCCCGGGCGCGGTCGCCCAGGTGCTCGCCGCACTCATCGAGAACTCGCTGATGCACGGCCGCGGCACGGTCGCGCTGCGCACCCGGGTCACCGGCAACCAGACCGTCGTCGAGGTCACCGACGAGGGGCCCGGCGTACCGCACGAGCTGGGGGCGCGGATCTTCGAGCGGACCATCAGCGGCCGCAACTCCACCGGCATCGGTCTGGCGGTGGCCCGTGACCTGTCGGAGGCGGACGGGGGCCGGCTGGAGATGCTCCAGCAGCAGCCGCCGGTCTTCGCGCTGTTCCTGAGCCGGGAGGCGCAGGGCAGAAGGACGCGGGAGCAGCCCCCGGCGACGATCCGGTGA
- a CDS encoding GtrA family protein gives MSERGSLRGRLQRLAREAAKFGTVGAFGFVVNFLVFNLCMHVLGLAVLRSGIFATVVAIGTNYLGNRYWTYRESDKNRRARELTLFLFFSGIGLVIENGILALSHYGFGFTSTIADNIAKNVVGLGIGTVFRFWSYRSWVFEKTAVQTAESFLADPSRSRQSSRH, from the coding sequence ATGAGCGAACGGGGTTCACTGCGCGGACGGCTCCAACGACTCGCCCGCGAGGCCGCCAAGTTCGGCACAGTGGGCGCCTTCGGCTTCGTCGTCAACTTCCTCGTGTTCAACCTGTGCATGCACGTTCTCGGCCTCGCCGTGCTGCGCTCCGGGATCTTCGCCACCGTCGTCGCCATCGGCACGAACTACCTCGGCAACCGTTACTGGACGTACCGGGAGAGCGACAAGAACCGGCGGGCCCGCGAGCTCACGCTCTTCCTGTTCTTCAGTGGCATCGGCCTGGTGATCGAGAACGGCATCCTGGCGCTCTCCCACTACGGCTTCGGCTTCACCTCGACCATCGCCGACAACATCGCGAAGAACGTCGTGGGCCTCGGCATCGGCACGGTCTTCCGGTTCTGGTCGTACCGCAGCTGGGTGTTCGAGAAGACCGCGGTGCAGACCGCGGAGTCGTTCCTCGCGGATCCGTCCCGGTCCCGGCAGAGTTCCAGACACTGA